A genome region from Labilibaculum antarcticum includes the following:
- a CDS encoding M28 family metallopeptidase, with product MKIRTLLTLAIVALISACTSSEDGLKKAESIISTERMMNYIKELGSDEFQGRKPFSEGEIKTINYIANQYKEIGLDPINGDSYFQEVPLVEIALTAPEFLILNSPSKFKKLTYGIDFVSFSRRIQDEITLTESELVFAGYGIVAPEYNWNDYKDLDVKGKTVIVLVNDPGFGSTDNSFFKGKEMTYYGRWTYKYEEAARQGAEGIMIIHQDKPAGYPWSVVLNSASVPKLYQRDKNNYQSKCLVEGWLTFDAAKQVFDDADKNIDTEIQRAKQKGFSAYDLKTKVSVSFKNSAHFDNTHNVLGVLPGTDLADEYLFYSAHWDHLGIGPKMNGDSIYNGAVDNGTSLAWMLEIARAFKAMPQKPRRSIVFLAPSAEESGLNGSGFYVDNPIFPLNKTVANINNDLMLPYGRMKDVMITGYGQSDLEDLVRITAEKQDRYILPDPNPQSGMYYRSDHFSFARVGVPALFARGNNDHREKGIDYMSAKEKDWLANYYHKPFDEYEDWWNLDGIAEDARLLFRVGWEVANQDDFPKWKDGSEFKARRENNLK from the coding sequence ATGAAAATAAGAACACTCCTCACACTAGCTATCGTTGCACTTATATCGGCCTGCACCTCTTCCGAAGATGGTCTTAAAAAAGCAGAATCTATCATCTCCACCGAGAGAATGATGAATTACATCAAAGAATTAGGATCGGATGAATTCCAGGGAAGAAAACCATTCTCCGAAGGCGAAATAAAAACAATTAACTACATTGCCAACCAGTACAAGGAAATTGGACTCGATCCCATTAATGGAGACTCTTATTTCCAAGAAGTTCCTTTGGTGGAGATCGCACTTACAGCTCCTGAGTTTCTCATTCTCAACTCACCCTCAAAATTTAAAAAACTAACATATGGGATTGATTTTGTCTCCTTCTCGAGACGTATCCAAGATGAAATTACATTAACGGAATCTGAATTGGTATTTGCAGGCTATGGAATTGTTGCTCCGGAGTACAACTGGAACGACTATAAGGATTTGGATGTTAAAGGAAAAACAGTGATCGTTTTAGTAAATGATCCAGGCTTTGGCTCTACTGACAATAGTTTTTTCAAAGGCAAAGAAATGACTTATTATGGTCGTTGGACCTATAAATACGAGGAAGCTGCACGCCAAGGGGCTGAAGGCATAATGATCATTCACCAAGATAAACCTGCAGGATACCCGTGGTCAGTTGTATTGAACTCAGCATCGGTTCCAAAATTATATCAACGAGATAAGAATAATTATCAGTCAAAATGTTTGGTGGAAGGATGGCTGACCTTTGATGCCGCGAAACAAGTATTTGATGATGCGGACAAAAATATAGATACTGAAATTCAACGAGCAAAACAAAAAGGATTTTCAGCTTATGATCTAAAAACGAAAGTAAGTGTTTCCTTTAAAAATTCGGCTCATTTTGATAATACACACAATGTACTGGGAGTACTACCAGGCACTGATCTGGCTGATGAATATCTTTTCTATTCTGCACATTGGGACCATCTAGGAATAGGGCCAAAAATGAATGGAGATTCAATTTACAACGGTGCTGTTGACAACGGAACATCTCTTGCATGGATGCTGGAAATTGCCCGCGCCTTTAAAGCTATGCCTCAGAAGCCTCGAAGATCAATTGTTTTTTTAGCTCCTTCAGCCGAAGAATCGGGACTAAATGGCTCAGGATTTTATGTTGATAATCCTATTTTTCCCCTAAACAAAACTGTTGCAAATATTAATAATGATCTGATGTTGCCATATGGGCGTATGAAGGATGTAATGATTACCGGATATGGACAATCAGACCTGGAAGATCTTGTAAGAATTACAGCTGAAAAACAAGATAGATATATCCTTCCTGATCCTAATCCTCAATCAGGAATGTACTACCGATCGGATCATTTCAGTTTTGCTCGTGTTGGTGTACCTGCATTATTTGCCCGGGGAAATAACGATCACCGAGAAAAAGGCATCGACTATATGTCTGCAAAAGAAAAAGACTGGTTAGCAAACTATTACCACAAACCTTTTGATGAATATGAAGATTGGTGGAATTTAGATGGTATTGCAGAAGATGCCAGATTACTTTTCCGAGTGGGCTGGGAAGTGGCGAATCAAGATGATTTCCCCAAATGGAAAGACGGTTCGGAATTTAAAGCAAGAAGAGAAAATAATCTAAAATAA
- a CDS encoding DoxX family protein — protein sequence MKPKRKYRTVEMLLRIVTAIILIQTLHFKFTGHPEAVHIFTVIGMEPWGRFGIGAIELVAGILFFLPNLWKIAAVITSGLMLGAVGLHLFTSLGVVVEYDGNSDGGELFVMAVTALLFSCILMYRANLPGMYKSYCQKGINE from the coding sequence ATGAAGCCGAAACGAAAATATCGAACTGTTGAGATGTTACTTAGGATAGTAACCGCTATTATATTGATTCAAACTTTGCACTTTAAATTTACAGGACATCCAGAAGCTGTTCATATTTTCACAGTAATTGGCATGGAGCCATGGGGGCGTTTTGGGATTGGAGCAATTGAGCTAGTAGCTGGTATATTGTTTTTTTTACCGAATTTATGGAAAATAGCAGCTGTCATTACTTCAGGATTGATGCTTGGAGCTGTTGGTTTACATTTGTTTACTTCCTTAGGTGTAGTTGTTGAATACGACGGGAACTCTGATGGTGGCGAGTTGTTTGTGATGGCGGTAACTGCATTACTCTTTAGTTGTATTTTAATGTATAGGGCCAATTTGCCTGGAATGTATAAAAGTTATTGTCAAAAAGGAATTAATGAATAA
- a CDS encoding L-serine ammonia-lyase produces MESIKEIYRIGYGPSSSHTMGPRKAAELFLLRHPNAEKYEVTLFGSLAATGKGHLTGVVIEKVFEEKNLNLIWKPEEFLKKHPNALRFKAFSASNELIEEWTAYSVGGGAIIDDNTELASLKIYDLSTMDEILEWCKINKKQLWEYVELMEGKDIWIYLDEVWSVMKSAIKRGMNKEGALPGGLELLRKSHSYQMKAKTLSGPMRKRSMLYSFALAVSEENSSGGVIVTAPTCGACGVLPAVLLYHKKFYKFGKKDVLKALATAGLIGNLVKTNASISGAEVGCQGEIGTACAMASGAATQLHGGTVYQVEYSAEMGLEHHLGLTCDPVLGLVQIPCIERNVFAAARALNHNTYALLSDGRHRISFDEVTETMMKTGLDLSYSYKETSLGGLASLKGFTYR; encoded by the coding sequence ATGGAATCAATAAAAGAAATTTATCGCATTGGGTATGGACCCTCGAGTAGCCATACAATGGGGCCAAGAAAAGCTGCTGAGCTGTTTTTGCTGCGCCACCCTAATGCCGAAAAATATGAGGTAACTCTGTTTGGGAGTTTAGCTGCTACTGGTAAAGGACATCTTACTGGTGTTGTAATTGAAAAAGTTTTTGAGGAGAAAAATTTAAATTTAATTTGGAAACCTGAGGAGTTTCTGAAAAAACACCCTAATGCATTACGTTTTAAAGCTTTTTCTGCTTCAAATGAATTGATTGAAGAATGGACTGCTTACAGTGTAGGTGGTGGAGCAATAATAGATGATAATACTGAATTAGCTTCTCTGAAAATTTATGACTTAAGCACCATGGATGAAATATTAGAGTGGTGCAAAATCAATAAAAAGCAACTTTGGGAGTATGTCGAATTGATGGAGGGGAAGGATATTTGGATCTATTTAGATGAAGTTTGGTCTGTAATGAAAAGTGCCATAAAAAGAGGAATGAATAAAGAGGGTGCACTTCCCGGAGGATTAGAACTGTTACGAAAGTCGCATTCATACCAGATGAAAGCGAAAACGTTAAGTGGCCCGATGAGGAAACGATCCATGTTGTATTCATTCGCATTGGCTGTTTCTGAAGAAAATTCCAGCGGAGGTGTAATTGTTACTGCTCCAACATGTGGTGCCTGCGGCGTTTTGCCAGCTGTTCTTTTATATCATAAGAAATTCTACAAGTTTGGGAAAAAAGATGTTTTAAAAGCCTTGGCAACTGCAGGGTTAATTGGAAATTTAGTCAAGACAAATGCTTCAATTTCCGGAGCCGAAGTTGGATGCCAGGGAGAGATTGGTACAGCTTGTGCAATGGCATCTGGTGCAGCGACTCAGTTGCATGGAGGTACTGTATATCAGGTGGAGTATTCTGCTGAAATGGGCTTGGAACATCATCTTGGACTGACATGTGATCCTGTACTTGGTTTGGTGCAAATACCATGTATTGAACGCAATGTTTTTGCGGCCGCTCGAGCTTTAAATCACAATACTTATGCCTTGCTTTCAGATGGGCGACACAGAATTAGTTTTGATGAGGTTACTGAGACGATGATGAAAACAGGTCTTGATTTATCATACTCATACAAAGAAACATCATTGGGCGGTTTAGCTTCATTGAAGGGCTTTACATATCGATAA